In Lysobacter firmicutimachus, one genomic interval encodes:
- the radA gene encoding DNA repair protein RadA: MSKTPLKSAAAKARTAYVCAECGADYSKWQGQCGECGAWNTLSEFVVEPAAKAGAGASVAASRRAGWAGRADAPAVTALKDVRHSEEARVGTGIGEFDRVLGGGLVPGAVVLVGGDPGIGKSTLLLQAIVRMAQSMPGLYVTGEESLSQVAGRGARLGLPLDGVHALAETCVERILEHAASMRPALIVADSVQTLWTEQLGAAPGSVSQVRESAARLVRYAKETGTSVFLVGHVTKEGGIAGPRVLEHMVDAVLYFEGESGSRFRVLRAFKNRFGAVNELGVFAMSDKGLREVPNPSAIFLSGSRGPQPGSCVMVTREGTRPLLVEVQALVDSSPLSNPRRVAVGMEQNRLAMLLAVLHRHGGIAVGDQDVFVNVVGGIRVQETAADLPVLLAVLSSLRDQPLAEQTVAFGEVGLSGEIRPVPNGEDRLKEAATHGFKRAIVPKGNTPRGGRIGEMEVIAVERLSEALDAA; encoded by the coding sequence ATGTCCAAGACCCCGCTCAAATCCGCCGCCGCCAAGGCCCGCACCGCCTACGTTTGCGCCGAGTGCGGCGCCGACTACAGCAAGTGGCAGGGCCAGTGCGGCGAATGCGGGGCCTGGAACACGCTCAGCGAATTCGTGGTCGAGCCCGCGGCCAAGGCCGGCGCCGGGGCCAGCGTTGCCGCCTCGCGCCGCGCCGGCTGGGCCGGCCGCGCCGACGCGCCGGCGGTGACCGCGCTGAAGGACGTGCGCCACAGCGAAGAGGCGCGGGTCGGCACCGGCATCGGCGAGTTCGACCGGGTGCTCGGCGGCGGCCTGGTGCCCGGGGCGGTGGTGCTGGTCGGCGGCGACCCGGGCATCGGCAAGTCGACCCTGCTGCTGCAGGCGATCGTGCGCATGGCGCAGAGCATGCCCGGGCTGTACGTGACCGGCGAAGAATCGCTGTCGCAGGTGGCCGGGCGCGGCGCGCGCCTGGGCCTGCCGCTGGACGGTGTGCATGCGCTGGCCGAAACCTGCGTCGAGCGCATTCTCGAGCACGCCGCCTCGATGAGGCCGGCGCTGATCGTCGCCGACTCGGTGCAGACCCTGTGGACCGAGCAGCTGGGCGCGGCGCCGGGCTCGGTGAGCCAGGTGCGCGAGAGCGCGGCGCGGCTGGTGCGCTACGCCAAGGAGACCGGCACCTCGGTGTTCCTGGTCGGCCACGTGACCAAGGAAGGCGGCATCGCCGGTCCGCGCGTGCTCGAGCACATGGTCGACGCGGTGTTGTACTTCGAAGGCGAGAGCGGCAGCCGTTTCCGCGTGCTGCGCGCGTTCAAGAACCGCTTCGGCGCGGTCAACGAGCTCGGCGTGTTCGCGATGAGCGACAAAGGCCTGCGCGAGGTGCCCAATCCGTCCGCGATCTTCCTTTCCGGCAGCCGCGGGCCGCAGCCGGGCAGCTGCGTGATGGTGACCCGCGAAGGCACCCGGCCGTTGCTGGTCGAGGTGCAGGCGCTGGTCGACTCATCGCCGCTGTCGAACCCGCGCCGGGTCGCGGTCGGCATGGAGCAGAACCGGCTGGCGATGCTGCTGGCGGTGCTGCACCGCCACGGCGGCATCGCGGTCGGCGATCAGGACGTGTTCGTCAACGTGGTCGGCGGCATCCGTGTGCAGGAAACCGCCGCCGACCTGCCGGTGCTGCTGGCGGTGCTGTCCTCGTTGCGCGACCAGCCGCTGGCCGAGCAGACCGTGGCCTTCGGCGAGGTCGGCCTGTCCGGCGAGATCCGGCCGGTGCCCAACGGCGAGGACCGGCTCAAGGAAGCGGCGACCCACGGCTTCAAGCGCGCCATCGTGCCCAAGGGCAACACGCCGCGCGGCGGCCGCATCGGCGAGATGGAAGTGATCGCGGTCGAACGGCTGTCCGAGGCCTTGGACGCGGCGTGA
- a CDS encoding glutaredoxin family protein, with protein MSFKSILGTIAIVVVALALGVGAGTLVKRTGLIGDGGNGGAMVEQGDYSQVYANAGGEVVLYSLSTCPFCHKAKELLQKQNVRFVERVIDQDEAARKEADGLKIKSVPVIYVGNQSLHGYDEAKLVEILAAHAKSAKPAA; from the coding sequence ATGAGCTTCAAGTCGATACTCGGCACCATCGCCATCGTGGTCGTGGCGCTCGCGCTCGGCGTGGGCGCCGGCACCCTGGTCAAACGCACCGGCCTGATCGGCGACGGCGGCAACGGCGGCGCGATGGTGGAACAAGGCGATTACTCGCAGGTCTATGCCAATGCCGGCGGCGAAGTGGTGCTGTACTCGCTGTCGACCTGCCCCTTCTGCCACAAGGCCAAGGAACTGCTGCAAAAGCAGAACGTGCGCTTCGTCGAGCGCGTGATCGACCAGGACGAAGCCGCACGCAAGGAAGCCGACGGACTGAAGATCAAGAGCGTGCCGGTGATCTACGTCGGCAACCAGAGCCTGCACGGCTACGACGAGGCCAAGCTGGTCGAAATCCTGGCCGCGCACGCCAAGAGCGCCAAGCCGGCCGCCTGA
- a CDS encoding glycoside hydrolase family 16 protein has translation MGLHRTFLASIVAASIAVAGCDSNTGAPAGQASEPAQTSAPQPAPAADAVFFDDFSYPDLAALQANGWKVRTETGHPGIKGATWSAQGLSFHSDIPDTQAGAVRMSSVTDGTGENTRHTQFCHARKYREGTYAARIFFRDAPSFGPDGDEVIQTFYAISPLKAPMDKDYSETDFEYLPNGGWGENTMPAMWTTTWETFQLEPWTKVNEFSRKQGSYAGWRTLVLTVADDKVRYYVDGQLFSEHSSAVYPEDFMSINFNLWFMPKGADGSLGPVDSPELREYQEDIDWVFFQQDVALASAEVEAKVAGLRARNVAHVDRVKERSPALPSPCGL, from the coding sequence TACTTTCCTCGCGAGCATCGTCGCTGCATCCATCGCCGTCGCCGGTTGCGATTCGAACACCGGCGCCCCGGCCGGACAGGCCTCCGAACCCGCGCAAACGTCGGCCCCGCAGCCGGCGCCGGCGGCGGACGCAGTCTTTTTCGACGATTTCAGCTATCCGGATCTGGCCGCGCTCCAGGCCAACGGCTGGAAGGTGAGGACGGAAACCGGCCATCCGGGCATCAAGGGCGCGACCTGGTCCGCGCAAGGCCTGTCGTTCCACTCGGACATTCCCGATACCCAGGCCGGCGCGGTGAGGATGAGCTCGGTCACCGACGGCACGGGCGAGAACACCCGCCACACCCAGTTCTGCCACGCGCGCAAGTATCGCGAAGGCACCTACGCCGCGCGGATCTTCTTCCGCGATGCGCCGAGCTTCGGCCCGGACGGCGACGAGGTGATCCAGACCTTCTACGCCATCAGCCCGCTCAAGGCGCCGATGGACAAGGACTACAGCGAGACCGATTTCGAATATCTGCCCAATGGCGGCTGGGGCGAAAACACCATGCCGGCGATGTGGACCACCACTTGGGAAACGTTCCAACTGGAGCCGTGGACCAAGGTGAACGAGTTCTCGCGCAAGCAGGGCAGCTACGCCGGCTGGCGCACCCTGGTGCTGACGGTCGCCGACGACAAGGTCCGCTACTACGTCGACGGCCAGCTGTTCTCCGAGCACAGCAGCGCCGTGTACCCGGAAGACTTCATGTCGATCAACTTCAACCTGTGGTTCATGCCCAAGGGCGCGGACGGCTCGCTGGGCCCGGTCGATTCCCCGGAACTGCGCGAGTACCAGGAGGACATCGACTGGGTGTTCTTCCAGCAGGATGTCGCCCTGGCCAGCGCCGAGGTGGAGGCGAAAGTCGCCGGCCTGCGGGCCCGGAACGTGGCGCACGTCGATCGCGTGAAAGAGCGGAGCCCGGCTTTGCCGTCGCCCTGCGGGCTGTGA